From the genome of Ziziphus jujuba cultivar Dongzao chromosome 4, ASM3175591v1:
CAATGAGTGACAGTAGTACTTAATGCTACCTACTTCGGAGTACTAGAAAATTTTCCCACCTCGTTCATCTACGTAGGTACAACGAAACCATAAGGTCAGAAGAATTCCTTTTGCTTCCCTAAGTCCATCTCCTCACACTCCAGCAATACTTCTCCCAAAAATCATTTAATCACATTAATTAACAAGCCTACCACACCTAACCCCAATAGATTCCAATACAATTACAACCCATCCTATACCTATCAACCCATCTCTTTGCAACGTCTCGACCAATATTTAGATCTAGCAataaacccaaagaaatttCACCAAACAAGagagattttttaattttctttcgtGCTATCTTTCTACAATCCCTAGCGTTAATTACTTTCTAAAAATGAAGAAAGCAGAGTTGGTGTTCATCCCCTTCCCGGGTTGGAGCCACATTGTAATGACCTTCGAGATTTCCAAATTTCTTGTGAAACAAGACGAACGACTTTCTATTACTGTGGTCCTCACCAAGTCACCTTTTGATTCCAAGGTTGAAACCTTTATCGACTCGCTTCATTCTTCCTCCTCCAAGCCAGATGGTATTAACCTCATCCTTCTCCCAGAAAACAACATCTTAAGTTCAGAGATCGAGCCGAGTATCATCATGGGCAAGTTCATGGAGTATCAGAAACTCCATGTCAAAGAAGCTGTCACCAAACTGATGCGATCAAACGGCGACTCTCCCGGCCGCATCGCCGGATTGGTCATCGACATGCTCTGCTCGCAGATTATGGACGTAGCCGACGAACTTGGGATTCCTAAGTATTCATTTTTCCCTTCGTGTGCCGGGTCTCTAGGTGTTTATCTCCATCTCCTAACACTCTACCACGAGCTTAACGTAGACCTCACCAAGTTCAAGAACGACAGGGTTACCGAGTTGCACATGCCGTGTTTCACCAATCCGATACCAGCCGGAGTCTTGCCGGATGTGGTTTTGGATAAGGCTGGCGCCGAGTTGATTCTAAATCATGCTAAACGAATCAGAGAAACCAAAGGTGTTATCATGAACACGTTCATCGAGTTGGAAACTCAGACTATCCAAACCTTATCCAGCGACCTCCCGCCCTTGTATCCAGTGGGACCAATACTGAACATGATATTGAGCGGTGATAGCCTGTTGAAGTCAAAAGGGGCCCACAAGAACTCCGACATAATCAATTGGCTTGACGACCAGCCCCCATTATCGGTGGTGTTCTTATGCTTTGGCAGTTTGGGAGAGTTCAGTAAAGAACAGCTGAAAGAGATAGCCGATGCTCTCCAAAATTGTGGGTTTCGATTCATTTGGTCTCTTCGACAGGCCCAAAAAGATGACATCACAGGGTTAACAGAATTCACATATCCAAAAGAAGTCTTGCCCAAAGAGTTTTTCGATCGTACTGCTGGGATTGGAAAAGTCATAGGTTGGGCCCCACAGTTGGCAATCCTGTCCCATCCATCGGTAGGCGGGTTCGTAACCCATTGCGGTTGGAATTCTATGCTGGAGAGCTTGAGTTTCGGAGTCCCAGTTGCTGCTTGGCCTCTATATGCTGATCATGGTCCCATTGCGTTTCAAATGGTGAGAGAACTGGGATTAGGAGCTGAGATCAAGCTCGATTACAGGTTGAAATGTGATTATAACATCCACGACGAGGATGTCATTGTGACTGCAAAAGAGATCGAGGAAGCAATAAGGAAGGTAATGGAAGCTGAGAGTGAGATGAGGAAGAGGGTCAAAGATATGAGTGAAAAGTGCAAAAAGACCTTATTGCTTGGTGGCTCATCTTACTTTTCCATACGCCGTCTGATCAATGATGTAATAAACAATATCCCTTAGATTATGATAATCatgatctatatatattttctatgctttgctgctttttttttttttttttttgttaaatttgtttaataagGTTAGAGAATCTGGGTTTGTCTTTCTGTTTTTTGGTCAAACCATTTGAGTTAATTAGCAGGGGAATAATTGATATCTTGGCTATGGATGTGGGAGTGACCGATTATGTGTTTGTTTATGTACgccagaaaaatataaaaggtcaaaaagtattattattagtttcttTTTGCAGACATTCCAAGGTCAGCATTGTTGTCTGAAATCAATATGTACTGAGTTTTAATGCTATAAATACTATGTCTTTTTTGAAGTACAGCAAATATTACCataaacatttttgttttatttctgtCAACATACCAACTTGTACCAACTTAAACATATCTTTGCatatctaattatataataaaagaaaaactttaaatCATTGAAAACAAATTCAGTGTTTCATTTGCCCAttttcaaaatccaaactttGTCACAAGTTCAAGGTGAAGCCCTCATAAAAGCTCAACAATGAATAACAATGGCGGCAGCTTGATGCAAAGGcttatcttcatttttattttttattttttattttttatttttatttttattttttggtgaagtGGAATGGCTTACTTTATTCTGCTGTTCGAAAGATCTCTCTAGCTCAACTCTTTTACAACCTCTTGCACAGTTAGCAAATGGGTGGATATCCAAGATCACCCTTTTCCAATTCTCTATTCTTTTCCCAATCTCAAACCCATCTGCAGAAAGTTCGGTGATGATAGAATATcacagagaaaacaaaaaattgtaaaCGGAGAAAGAAAAGCCATTTTCTGACTGTCAATGTAATACACATGTCAAACAATGAATGACAATGGTACTCAATGGCTACCTACTCCAAGAGTCTTGTAAAATTTTCCCACCTCATTCATCAATGTAGGCACCACATCATTCATCTATCCAGGGATGGCAATTATGGCACCATCACCTCATTCATTTACCTTGCAAGGATAAAACGTGgcttaataacaaaaattagagatacttttttttttggcatcgtttgattaataattaaaaatattagttgatatttttataaattaagtaTCGGcaaaaatgattaatatttgGCGATGTTTTTATGATAAAGGCGTaaactattataattttatttacttatttatatttatattttattttaaagtgtgaaaaagaataattatattaaaaagcatataatatttttctattttatttatgaataaaaagcTTAGGTAACGCTTTTGCAACCAAATGCGTTGGCTTTTGTATGAAATTTTGACATTCTcttgcattttatattttatataaatctatttaaatattgaatatattaattagcaacacatggaaaaataattaatctattcattcattttaatttatttgctttaaaattttaaattctttatttttaatttatcaaagcaagataatataattattt
Proteins encoded in this window:
- the LOC125422028 gene encoding anthocyanidin 3-O-glucosyltransferase 2-like; the encoded protein is MKKAELVFIPFPGWSHIVMTFEISKFLVKQDERLSITVVLTKSPFDSKVETFIDSLHSSSSKPDGINLILLPENNILSSEIEPSIIMGKFMEYQKLHVKEAVTKLMRSNGDSPGRIAGLVIDMLCSQIMDVADELGIPKYSFFPSCAGSLGVYLHLLTLYHELNVDLTKFKNDRVTELHMPCFTNPIPAGVLPDVVLDKAGAELILNHAKRIRETKGVIMNTFIELETQTIQTLSSDLPPLYPVGPILNMILSGDSLLKSKGAHKNSDIINWLDDQPPLSVVFLCFGSLGEFSKEQLKEIADALQNCGFRFIWSLRQAQKDDITGLTEFTYPKEVLPKEFFDRTAGIGKVIGWAPQLAILSHPSVGGFVTHCGWNSMLESLSFGVPVAAWPLYADHGPIAFQMVRELGLGAEIKLDYRLKCDYNIHDEDVIVTAKEIEEAIRKVMEAESEMRKRVKDMSEKCKKTLLLGGSSYFSIRRLINDVINNIP